The DNA window GAATGATGAGTATGAATCAATTATATACCAGCTTTTGGGAACAAGACTTGCAGAAGCGGCCTCAGAATGGATGGAGAAATATGTAAATGATACTATATGGAGGGTGAATATAAGACCTGCAATAGGGTATCCTTCCATCCCGGATCACTCTATGAAAAAAGAGATATTTAAACTTGTAAACGGTGAAAAAACCGGGGCTCGACTTACAAAAAATTATGCTATGACTCCATTGTCATCAGTGTGCGGGCTGTATGTGTCAAACCCGAATAGTTTTTATTTTGATCCTGGCAAAATAAGTTATGATCAACTGAGAGAGCTGGCAAAACTAAGAGGCTTGTCTGTGGAAGATATGAATGCCCTTTTAGGCGGTATAGTTTAACTGATAAAACTCCTGTGTGTAAAGCACAGGAGTTTTTTGTCTGAAAATTTCATAGTGGATTTGACTCAAAATTTCAAGTGTGATAATATTAATTTAGAATTTAATTCCTATGGAACAACTGTATTTTAGGAGGCGTTATGATCGGGACAAATAGAGGACATTATGGCTTGGTAGCCTTGATTTACATGGCAGGAAATATAGAAAAAAAAGTGAGTGTAAAAGAGGTGGCAGAAAAAGAAAATATATCTAAGAGATATTTGGAGCAGATTTTTTCAGTTCTGAAAAAAGGTGGAATACTAACAAGTGTAAAGGGGTCTCAAGGTGGTTACCTTCTTTCTAGAAGTCCTAAAGAGATAACTGTTGGAGATGTTCTTAGAACATTAGAGGACATCGAGATTGCAGTCCAAAAAAAATATAGGTTAGAGGAGATTAGTTACACCATTCAAAAAGAGGTCTGGGATAGCATAGAGGCAAGCATAAATAAGATAATTGACACAACAAGTATAGAGGACCTCAAGAACAAACACAGTGAAAACAGCGCCAATATTTACTATATTTAAACACTAAAATGGAGAGCAGTCCCGGACCTAGGAAGAGGGCTCTAGGACCTGGCTCTCTTCTTTTTTTATATAAAAATATGAGACAATTGCCACAAGAGTTATGATTGCAGCACCTGTTATACTTTTCAAATCAGGGATCTCACCCCATAAAAGAAAACCAATAATTCCAGAAGAGACCACGCTAAAATAATTGTAGATTGAAACTTCTGATGCAGGGGCGTGTTTGTAAGCCAGGGTTATCATAAACTGTCCCAAGGCTGCAAACATTCCTGTTCCCAAAAGGCAAAATAACTGATATCTTGAAGGAACCTGAAAATTAAAAAGTAAAAACGGAACAGTTCCCAGGACCGACACAAGGGAAAAGTAAAATATAATAGTTGCCGGTTCCTCTTTTCCCTTTAGATATCTTATTACAGTGTAGGCGGCTCCTGCACACATCCCTGAGAATGCTCCTGAAATAGCAGGAAGTACTTCTAGGCTAAACTGTGGTTTGATTATAAGAATAGCCCCTAAAAAGGCCAAAATCAATGCCGGCAACTGAATCTTCGAGAGCTTTTCTTTCAGAAATATAAAAGCAAAAATTGTGACAAAGAATGGTGAAAGTTTATTTAACATAGTAGAATCTGCCAATACAAGATGGTTTATAGCATAGAAATTTGCAAAAACTCCTAAAAGACCCATTATAGACCTCAGCATTAAAAACTTTTGATTTTCTTTTTTTCCAAATATGCTGACTTTAGACTTCTTTATCATGTAAAATGCAACCAGCAAACTTACCAAGTTTCTAAAAAAAACTTTTTCAAATACCGGTATATCTCCAGACAGCTTTACGGTTGCTCCCATAAATCCGAATGCGAATCCTGAAAGTATCATAAATGTGATCGCTTTTGTTTTATAACTCATTAAGCTTACATCCTTTAAAATTTTATAAGATATATTTTACTATAAAATTCTTATTTAGGCAAGGATGAATAGCTTTTGATTTCTAAATTGGTATTGATTATAGATACTGTTTAAATTAAAAATCTTATCAAAACAAATTATTTTTTAGATAAAAATTCCCTTAAGAGTCTGTTATTTTCTGACAACAACTTTATAATTTCTTCCTGATTAGAAATTCTTCTACTTATATTCCAATACCATAACCAAAATGATCTCACAACAAGAAAAATAAAAAAAATTATTAACAATGATATTAGAAAAGGAAACATATTATCTGTCATATTAATTACCTCCATTTAGATATATATAGATAACTAAATTATATCTTAAACTTCACTTTAACACAAGTTAAATTAGGGTCTACAATTGAAATTAAATGGTCTTGTTATGCTAATTTTATATTTTAAAATATTGACAAAAATAATTATAGGGTGTATAATTACCTTGTAATAGAGTAAGCTTAATATCTAATTTCAGTATGTTTTACCTTTGGTTAAATACTTGAAAAATTGGTTATATGAGTCATTATTTCTATTTAAAAATAGTATTTTACGGAGGTATTACAAATGGTAAACGGAACAGTTAAATGGTTTAATCAAGAGAAAGGATTTGGATTCATCACTTCTGAGGATGGAACAGATGTATTCGTACACTTCTCTCAAATCAACAAGCCTGGATTCAAGACATTAGAAGAGGGAGAAAGAGTATCTTTCGAAATCACTCAAGGTCAAAAAGGACCACAAGCTTCTAACGTTACTGCTCAATAATTAACTTGAATTGAATTCCTGCCTTAGGGCAGGTTTTTTATTTTAGAATATGTTATTCCGTATGAAGATTTGGAGGGAAAATGATAGGAACGTTGATAAATACCGGGACAATAGTGGTAGGGAGTATAATCGGCTCCATGGCTCAAAAAAATATAGAGGGGCGTTATCAGGAAAGAATGCTACAGGGAGTAGGCCTTGTAGCACTATCCCTAGGTATGACTTGGATTGTAAAAAATCTGACTAAGAGTATCTACCCGCTTCTTTTTGTCACAAGCATGATTGCAGGGGCTTTTATAGGAGAGTGGCTGGATATCGACAAAAGAGTGAATAACTTAAGTGGTAAATATAGGGGCTCTGGAGAAAAATCCCTGATAGAAGGACTCGTTACGGCAGTTTTACTTTTTTGCATAGGAACACTTTCTATTCTTGGACCTATAGAAAGCTCTCTTAATAACGATAATACACTTCTTTTTACAAATGCTATCTTAGACGGGTTTACCTCTATGATACTGGCTTCAACTTTTGGAATCGGAATAATCTTGTCAGGAGCTATACTTTTTGTTTGGCAGGGAAGTATCTATCTCAGTGCTAGCCTTTTGGCCCCGTACGCCACTCCTGAAATAATGGGCGAAATATCAATTATCGGAGGTATCCTCATTCTTAGCACAGGAATGAATATCTTAAAAATTACTAAAATAAAAACACTGAATCTTCTTCCGGCTCTTTTGATTCCAGTATTATACTTTATTCCTGCAGTAAATGAAGTTATCAATAGAGTAGTTCATTTGTTAATTATAAAATAAAATTTATTTTAACTGGATAAATATAATTTTTTAGATAAAATATTGACTTCCTACACATTACAGGTTATATATTATATAGATAAAATTTTGAAAAAATAAAAATACTCCTTAGAAGAGCTGGAGGGATCAGGTAAATGAATGAAGATAAAAAGTTAGAGATACTTCAGATGATCGATAAGATTTCAATTTTTGGTGGATTAAGTAATGAGCAAGCGGAGAAAATACTTGATCAGTCTAACTACCTGGTAGTTTCTAGTAATGAAAATGTTATGCTTCAGGGAATGTCTCCAAAAAGTATATACGTTATAATAAAGGGGAAAGTTGAGGTTTATGAGGAGTCTAACAATAAAATCTATCCTATGATGTATATGGGTGTCGGAGAATGTTTTGGTGAAGTTGAAATACTTGGAATTTTTCCAAATATGGCTTCTGTAAAAACAGTTGAAGAGACTGAGTTTATTGAAATACCAAAAAATCAGCTGCACAAATTTTGTCACAAAGACATGAGGATATTTAACATTCTTATACTGAATATGGCAAGAGAGGCTTGCAGGAGGCTTGCTAAGTCTGACAGGGCTTTAATGGAATACATGGGAAAATAGAGGCTTGCAAAAGCCTTTTTTTTATAGGATCACTGATTATAAAAATTGATATTTTGGATATAAATTTATAGAGGAGCTGTTTATGGATTATAAAAACTTAAAAATAGGCGATAAGATCGGAAACAAGGATATAGCTTCACTTTTTCAATGCACAAATCAAGGGGGAATAAGAAAAAGTAATAAAACTAAAACTATAATCCTCATAGCTAAATTTACAGAATGTCTGTACAAACACAAAAAAGAAAATGACATCGTTTATTTTACTGGAATGGGTAAAATAGGAAATCAAGAACTCAAAAGGCAGAATAAAGCCGTTGCAGAAGCTAAAGAAAATGATTTCTATCTTCATCTATTTGAAATGTATGAAGAGGGAGTTTATACCTATTGCGGAGAGGTGGAACTGATTGGTGTGCCTTCTATAGAGGAACAACGAGATGACAATGGTAAAATCCGTGACGTCTTTATATTTCCTTTAAAATACATTGAGAAGGTGGTCTAGGTGCATCTAAAAATAAAAATTCCTATTTCAAAAGTTGAAGTAAAAGATGTGGAAGATCATAAAATTAAAGTGAGAAGTATGAACGTCCAAGGTGCCGAACGTACATTTGCCTATTATATCCCATCTGGTCTAAAACAAAACTGTCCAATAATAATGGCCTGCCACGGAGCTTATTGGAATCATGAAGTTATGAGAAGAGCTACCGGATTTGATTTTGAAAGGCTTGCAGACGAATTTGGTTTTATTATAGTGTATCCTGATTCATTCAGTTCCTACTGGTTTGATGGGAGGATATCCTTTTCCCATCCCGCTAAAAACATGGATCTAGACGAGGGTGAATTTCTAAAAAGAATAGTTCACTATATGGTAACTGTTTATGGGGCAAGTAGAAAGGATATTTTTTTCAACGGATTTTCAAATGGTGGGATGCTTGGGTTTCGATTGGCTGCAGAAAAGCAACCTATGTTCAGGGGAATGGCTCTCTGTTGCTCGCCTCTTCCTCATGAAAATTTTCTGAATTTTCAGCTGGAAAATTCAAACGCCCCTATACTTCTAATTAACTGTCGTGGAGACAGGGTTGTTCCATTTTACGGTGGAAACCTAAATTCATCTGGTAAAAGTAACGGAGTCGTCTACTCCTGCTATGATACATTCTGCAAAATAGCAGGAATTTCTGAAATTCCACCTGGAAAAGATTTTGGGGAGTATATCCTCTATAAAGATAGAAAGAATATTCTTATAGAGGTGAAAGAAGGTGGGCACACCATCCCACATCCCAAAACAAGCTGGCCTCCTATTTTAGGAAAGGTAGCCGACTTCAACTCTACCGAGATGATATGGAAATATTTTAAAAAGATTATAGATGGAGAAATTTAGCCCCTTTTATGGGGCTTTTTTTATGAAGTTCCAGCCTTTTGATGGAAAGTCCTATAGAAAAAAATATGGAAAATTCATCTTCCTAATTTACTGTAGAGTGACTCCTGCTGTTTTGTTGTGAAGTCAAAATAGATCATTGTATTATCAACATTTCTATGACCAAGGATATATTGAACCTCTTTTATATCTAACCCTTCTTCGGCCATATGAACCCCTGAAGTATGTTTTATCGTGTGAAAATGTGCCTTTTCCATCGGGAGGGAGGCTGATTTGAAATATTTTTTACATATTTTATTTAATGTAAATTTAGTTATGGGAGATTTTTTTCTGCTGAGGAAGATATAAGGTGAGTCGTTTGGAAATCTTTCAATGAAGTTTTCTAAAAGTATAGAGGTTTCCTGGGTAAGCTTTATAGTATTGTTTCGGCTCCCTTTTAGCCTCCTGCAAAACACCTCCCTCTTGTCACTAAAAAAATCCTCCTTTTTTATACTTCCCACTTCAGAAGCACGAAGGCCACATTCAAAGGCTATCAAAAACAGAAGTTTGTCCCTCATCCAAAAATAATCTCCGGTGTCCTCTATAGTTTTTATGAGATGCTTAAACTCTTCATAACGAAGATATTTAATATCCCTGTTAACAGTTCTCTTTTTTTTTCTCCTGCTTTTTTTTAGTTCCTCTGTTAGCTGTTTTATTTTGTCTTCTAAAAGGGTATAGATTACGATATTGCTGCGATTCTTATCTAGTTCCTCTTCAAGCTGTCTGATCTGTAGTTCCAACTCCATGCTGACCTCCTATTAAAAATATTATTATAAATTATAACCTGACACCTCTCCAAAGTCAACAAATAGTTATTTGTTGACTAAGATTTAGACTCCTTTGATTTTATTAGGGTTTGAGACGACTAACAAATCCTAACTTTTCCAATGTCAACTTTTAACAAAACCTCTTTCCCAATGTCAACTTATACAAAGCTTTTATTTTTATTCTGAGGGTCTCAAAATAGAGATGACATACAAACACAAGAACGGATGTTTAATTTGTCTTTAAAATGAGAATAAATGAATATAAGTTTTTTTAATCTAAAAAACAATAGTTTTAAAAAAACACACTCCCAGAATTTATATAATCGGACTTTTTTAACTCTCATCTCTTTTGTTATAAAAAATTATATCTACACCAACATTTTTGTCCAGAATTAATTTTACAGGACTTTTAAAAAAGGTAAAAAAACTCTAAAAAAAAACTGGCTGATTGCCAGTTTTTAATGTCTAAATTTTGTCTCAAGAGGATTATCCTCATAACTTATCTATTCAGAAAATCCGTCTATATAAATTTTATCTTTTTTTCCCTATTTATAATTATAGACTTTAATTTTCGCTCAAAAATAATTTTGAGTTTATCAAAAATTTTTCTATCCAACTTTTTGCATAGCTTAAACTCAATGAAAAATCCTTGAAAATTTCTACTACTGTTGCTTTTATAATTATCTAAAGTTACAAAAACAAGAGCGGCATCGACACAAGATCCACAACTAAATATTATTGCTTCATTGTCTTCAACATAGCTAAATATACTTTTTATTTTTAATTCGTCACCTAAAAGAGATTTAGAATCACAAAATAACCACTACTTCATCAAGATATCATTAAGCCACTTAGGATCCACAAAATTTTTCATGATTTTGTCCACATCTTTTGAAAATTAGTCTACATAAAAACTACTTCTTTTTATGAAGTTGTTTATATAGGTGGCTGTTCCTATCCTTTTATGAATCTCTTTATGCCCTAGTGGAAGAATCAGAAAATCTTTTAATCCTCCCATCATTACTTCATCGACCTCTATACGCCCATCATTTTTATCGTTTAAAAACTTTCCTAAAAAAAGATTGGATTCACTTCCGGCAATAGCTGCAATATCTATCCCTCGACCCTTATAAATACTAAGCTTTTCCATATTTTCACTTTCTAGTGATTTTAATGTTTTAAATATCTTACTCATAAATGGAAAATATTTTTTTGCCAAGTCGGCCAGTCTGCACCCCATATTAGGACACGCAACAAGAACTACCTTGTCCACAATTTTTCTTATCCTCTTGTCGCTGAGAGCCCCTCTTATGACAAGACCGCCTGTACTGTGTCCTATTAGTATTATCTCTTCCCTTTTATTCACACCGCTCCTCTGAAGTCCAAATAAAAACTCCTTGAGGTGTGATATGGAATGCTCTATTTCCTGAAAAAGGAGGGGTAGATTTAGATATTCCACCTTATAATCCAGCTCAGCCAGATATTCTCCAAGAGTATGCATATCTTTTTCAGTTTTATTATATCCATGTAGCAGAACGACTCTGTAACTACTCATAACAATACCATCCTTTTCTAAAGGCTTTATAAAAGCAAGTAATAGCTCTTTATAGTTTATTTCTTTATGGTTAATTTGTAAAGTCTTCTTTTGAATTTAAACAAATTTAAAGTGATGACTACTTTGTGTATTTTATTTATCAATTTTAAATCTAGAACTTGCATCTGTTATAAAAAAATCTGCAAATCTAAACATGAGACTCCTTTTCAACTCTTCATTATCAGAATAATTTATCATTATAGTTTCTAATCCTTCTAAAAAAACTTTCGCTGAAACCTTAACCATCTCTATATCCTCTTGGTTTAATTCGGAATTGTTTAGACTCAGTTTTGCATTTGAAATAGCCCTATCTATAAATTGCGTCTCCAATTTTTTTTTAAAATTTTCAAATTTTGATCCGTGACTTTTTTCAAATAGAATGTGAATTGTTTTTTTATTCTCAAATGACAATTCCAGAAGTTTTTCTACAAATTTTAATACTTCATCTCTCAGGCTATCGTCTATTGACCCATGCTGTATCTTTGATGTGTTTAAAAAAAGGTTAAAGAGCTGCGTGGAGACTTCTTCAACGACCTCTCTGAACAGGGCCTCTTTATTAATATAGTAACGATATATGTTTCCAACTGGGACTCCTGAATTTTGTGAAATACTCCCCATTGTGGTCTTTTTAAAGCCCTTTTCATAAAATTCCTCAAAGGCTGCACTGTATATTTTTTCTTTGACTTCTGGCTTCTTGACCTGCATCTATAACCCCCTGGTGATCTATTTCATAGAGACAATCACTTCCAATAAATAATTTTATTACACCCTTCCTTTATTTGTCAAATGATTTTAATTTTAAAAAATATCATTAAATTTAAAATTGAGCTTTTATAACAAGTTCCTAAAAAAGAATTTATAATCATTATAAAAAAGATCCTGATGAGCTCAAAATTTTCTTTGAATAAAATATAGAGTGATATATAATAGGGCAAGGTAGGTAAATAGTAAATATTCAAAAGGAAGGTGAGATATCCCATAGAATGATTACTATATGGATATTGTTCAAAGTAAGTTATTCTAGTTGAATCAGATATCAAATTTATAAAATATTGATCACATATCAAAAGGAGGAAAATTTATGGATGAAAGAATGCAAAACAGAGGGTACCTTTCTACCGAAGAGATTGATCAGCTGGTAACAAGAAAAATAGCAGGTGTTTTTGGTTGGATGGTTTTAGGATTATTTGTTACTCTGGCAGCTTCAATTTTTACACTTACTAATCCAGCTCTCTTAAATATGGCATATAAATATATGTTTGCCTTTATTATCGGTGAACTTGCTCTTGTGTTTATAATGTCTATGAGAGTATATCATATGAGTACTGCCAAAAGCAGGGCACTGTTTCTTTTGTACTCGGCATTGAACGGGATAACTCTCTCCCTCATAGCAATTGTTTACACAGGGGTCTCCATACTCTATACATTTGCTGGTGCTCTCCTGATATTTTTGATAATGGCAATCTACGGATACACCACAAAGGAGGACCTAAGCAAGTTTGGTAATCTTCTGAAGGTAGGACTCATAGCACTTATTATCGTCTCAGTTGTAAACATATTTTTGAAGTCTATAGCATTGTACTGGATAATATCATACATGGGAGTACTTATTTTCATAGGCCTCATAGGGTATGATGTGAACCGTATAAAAAACAATATTATGGTAGCCGCCTCACAAGATATTGCTGTTGTGGATAAAGTTTCGATCATAGGGGCTCTAGCACTTTATCTAGACTTTATCAACTTGTTCCTGTATCTACTCAGAATATTCGGCAAAAAAAGATAGAAATAAAAAATCCTTCCTGAAATGGGAGGATTTTTTATTTTTAGAAGAACAAAAGTGCCGCATTTCCAGCAGTTAGGCTTATGACTATAAAAATATTTGTGGCAACAAATTTATCTAGATACGAAGATGAAATCTTTGATTTATCTTTCAAATATACCAAAAAGAGATTGCATACCATGGGAATAGCCAGTACACTATAGGATTTCAGAGACTCTAATGCAGACCACGCAACAAAATAAAAAACAAAGAGGCTTATAAAATTTATAACTATAATGTATCTTTTGGTATTCTCAAATCCAAATATCACAGTGGATGTTTTCTTGTTTCCGGCTCTGTCTGAGGGATAGTCCGGCAGGCTTGTGGACATAGCACAGCCAAGTTGTATTGGGAAAAAAAACAGGAGAAAAATCCAGGGAAACCCCTGAAAGGTACCCCCTTGTACATAATATCCAAACAACGGGAGAACAACAGCGACACCAATAGTCTGCAGTACCTCCCCTCCCCCTCTGTAGGAGAGACGTATAGGGGGATAACTATATCCCCACAGAAGAAGAAAAGATGTGCCTATAATGGGAAGACTCATAACTCTGCCAAACCAGAGGGTTAAAATTATCCCTAATATAATATTTAATGCGATCACAACTATTATTCCGTTTTTCATCTCCCTTCTAGATATTAGTTTTTCTACCAATACCCTCGACCCCCCTGAAAAGATATTGAAAGTATCATTAGTTTTATCTATTTCATAATCTGCATAGTCATTTGCATATACTATATAAAGCTGTATAAAGAGTCCAAACATCTGTATAAATACAAAAAAGATGAGGCTGAAATTACCACTAATATTGTAATAAAATCCCTGACCCAAAAGCAGAGGAAAAAATATGTAGCTCTGTGAGGGAAGTCTCGAAGCTTTTATCCAAGAACTTATTTTAACCATGTGTCATCAACTCCCAAATTTATAATTGAAAATATACGGATAAATTATTGTTGCGCTGAACCCTGCACCAAAACCATAAATCAATTCCTCTAAGGGAACCCCCATAGCAAATTTATTTAAGAATAACTGGGTGTGCCATATTTTTCTAAATATATCTGTATATATAGAATTAAAAATAAGGCATAAAATAAAATATATTACTGCTGAAAGAACCCCACCTAACATTCCAGGAACCAAAAAATTTGGATTTTTAAAAACTATCCAGCCAGGAATCATTATCATTATAAAAAATGAGCTGTATATAATAGGTATACTCATCCAGATAGATAACTCAATCAGAGTAACTATAAATATTGAGAT is part of the uncultured Ilyobacter sp. genome and encodes:
- a CDS encoding Bax inhibitor-1/YccA family protein, with the protein product MDERMQNRGYLSTEEIDQLVTRKIAGVFGWMVLGLFVTLAASIFTLTNPALLNMAYKYMFAFIIGELALVFIMSMRVYHMSTAKSRALFLLYSALNGITLSLIAIVYTGVSILYTFAGALLIFLIMAIYGYTTKEDLSKFGNLLKVGLIALIIVSVVNIFLKSIALYWIISYMGVLIFIGLIGYDVNRIKNNIMVAASQDIAVVDKVSIIGALALYLDFINLFLYLLRIFGKKR
- a CDS encoding DMT family transporter yields the protein MSYKTKAITFMILSGFAFGFMGATVKLSGDIPVFEKVFFRNLVSLLVAFYMIKKSKVSIFGKKENQKFLMLRSIMGLLGVFANFYAINHLVLADSTMLNKLSPFFVTIFAFIFLKEKLSKIQLPALILAFLGAILIIKPQFSLEVLPAISGAFSGMCAGAAYTVIRYLKGKEEPATIIFYFSLVSVLGTVPFLLFNFQVPSRYQLFCLLGTGMFAALGQFMITLAYKHAPASEVSIYNYFSVVSSGIIGFLLWGEIPDLKSITGAAIITLVAIVSYFYIKKEESQVLEPSS
- a CDS encoding cold-shock protein — translated: MVNGTVKWFNQEKGFGFITSEDGTDVFVHFSQINKPGFKTLEEGERVSFEITQGQKGPQASNVTAQ
- a CDS encoding Rrf2 family transcriptional regulator: MIGTNRGHYGLVALIYMAGNIEKKVSVKEVAEKENISKRYLEQIFSVLKKGGILTSVKGSQGGYLLSRSPKEITVGDVLRTLEDIEIAVQKKYRLEEISYTIQKEVWDSIEASINKIIDTTSIEDLKNKHSENSANIYYI
- a CDS encoding site-specific integrase, whose amino-acid sequence is MELELQIRQLEEELDKNRSNIVIYTLLEDKIKQLTEELKKSRRKKKRTVNRDIKYLRYEEFKHLIKTIEDTGDYFWMRDKLLFLIAFECGLRASEVGSIKKEDFFSDKREVFCRRLKGSRNNTIKLTQETSILLENFIERFPNDSPYIFLSRKKSPITKFTLNKICKKYFKSASLPMEKAHFHTIKHTSGVHMAEEGLDIKEVQYILGHRNVDNTMIYFDFTTKQQESLYSKLGR
- a CDS encoding DUF554 domain-containing protein, which gives rise to MIGTLINTGTIVVGSIIGSMAQKNIEGRYQERMLQGVGLVALSLGMTWIVKNLTKSIYPLLFVTSMIAGAFIGEWLDIDKRVNNLSGKYRGSGEKSLIEGLVTAVLLFCIGTLSILGPIESSLNNDNTLLFTNAILDGFTSMILASTFGIGIILSGAILFVWQGSIYLSASLLAPYATPEIMGEISIIGGILILSTGMNILKITKIKTLNLLPALLIPVLYFIPAVNEVINRVVHLLIIK
- a CDS encoding cyclic nucleotide-binding domain-containing protein — protein: MNEDKKLEILQMIDKISIFGGLSNEQAEKILDQSNYLVVSSNENVMLQGMSPKSIYVIIKGKVEVYEESNNKIYPMMYMGVGECFGEVEILGIFPNMASVKTVEETEFIEIPKNQLHKFCHKDMRIFNILILNMAREACRRLAKSDRALMEYMGK
- a CDS encoding restriction endonuclease, coding for MDYKNLKIGDKIGNKDIASLFQCTNQGGIRKSNKTKTIILIAKFTECLYKHKKENDIVYFTGMGKIGNQELKRQNKAVAEAKENDFYLHLFEMYEEGVYTYCGEVELIGVPSIEEQRDDNGKIRDVFIFPLKYIEKVV
- a CDS encoding prenyltransferase is translated as MVKISSWIKASRLPSQSYIFFPLLLGQGFYYNISGNFSLIFFVFIQMFGLFIQLYIVYANDYADYEIDKTNDTFNIFSGGSRVLVEKLISRREMKNGIIVVIALNIILGIILTLWFGRVMSLPIIGTSFLLLWGYSYPPIRLSYRGGGEVLQTIGVAVVLPLFGYYVQGGTFQGFPWIFLLFFFPIQLGCAMSTSLPDYPSDRAGNKKTSTVIFGFENTKRYIIVINFISLFVFYFVAWSALESLKSYSVLAIPMVCNLFLVYLKDKSKISSSYLDKFVATNIFIVISLTAGNAALLFF
- a CDS encoding phospholipase translates to MHLKIKIPISKVEVKDVEDHKIKVRSMNVQGAERTFAYYIPSGLKQNCPIIMACHGAYWNHEVMRRATGFDFERLADEFGFIIVYPDSFSSYWFDGRISFSHPAKNMDLDEGEFLKRIVHYMVTVYGASRKDIFFNGFSNGGMLGFRLAAEKQPMFRGMALCCSPLPHENFLNFQLENSNAPILLINCRGDRVVPFYGGNLNSSGKSNGVVYSCYDTFCKIAGISEIPPGKDFGEYILYKDRKNILIEVKEGGHTIPHPKTSWPPILGKVADFNSTEMIWKYFKKIIDGEI
- a CDS encoding lycopene cyclase domain-containing protein, which encodes MKILEYNFLILSLIFIIPGALIFVLRKDLRIVIKKMSLIALPFAYAERLFYPIYWKPNFLFDLGNKIGFGLEDFIFVVGLASFSSTAYVFASGKRYVKNHIETSNSFFKKVFIISIFIVTLIELSIWMSIPIIYSSFFIMIMIPGWIVFKNPNFLVPGMLGGVLSAVIYFILCLIFNSIYTDIFRKIWHTQLFLNKFAMGVPLEELIYGFGAGFSATIIYPYIFNYKFGS
- a CDS encoding TetR/AcrR family transcriptional regulator codes for the protein MQVKKPEVKEKIYSAAFEEFYEKGFKKTTMGSISQNSGVPVGNIYRYYINKEALFREVVEEVSTQLFNLFLNTSKIQHGSIDDSLRDEVLKFVEKLLELSFENKKTIHILFEKSHGSKFENFKKKLETQFIDRAISNAKLSLNNSELNQEDIEMVKVSAKVFLEGLETIMINYSDNEELKRSLMFRFADFFITDASSRFKIDK
- a CDS encoding alpha/beta hydrolase, whose protein sequence is MSSYRVVLLHGYNKTEKDMHTLGEYLAELDYKVEYLNLPLLFQEIEHSISHLKEFLFGLQRSGVNKREEIILIGHSTGGLVIRGALSDKRIRKIVDKVVLVACPNMGCRLADLAKKYFPFMSKIFKTLKSLESENMEKLSIYKGRGIDIAAIAGSESNLFLGKFLNDKNDGRIEVDEVMMGGLKDFLILPLGHKEIHKRIGTATYINNFIKRSSFYVD